The genomic segment CGGCGTGACGGCCATTGAATACGGCCTGATCGCCGCACTGATCGCGATCGGCATCGTCGCCGCGTTGGCGACGGTCGGTACGGATCTGAAGACCGTGTTCAGCACGATCGCCGCAGATCTGGACTCGGCGGTAGCAGGACTCTGATGGACGGTGCGGCGGGCGGCTCGTCCGAATCGTTCGCCGGCACCACACGGCATTAACAACTTTCCTCGACGTATCGATGCCAGATCGATCGATCCAGCCGGTACACGAGGGCTTTGAAAGTCATCACGCAAGGAGATAACCATGTCCAAGTTCATTCAACAAGCCAGCCGTTTCGTCCGCGATGAAGACGGCGTGACCGCCATCGAATACGGCCTGATCGCCGCACTGATCGCGGTAGGCATCATCCTCGCGCTGTCGACGATCGGGAAGGACCTCAAGACCGTGTTCAGCACGATCGCGGCCGACCTGGATTCGGCGGTGGCAGGCATCTGATGGACCGTACCGCGGACGGCTCGGCTGGTGCAGTGCTCGAGCCGTCC from the Burkholderia pyrrocinia genome contains:
- a CDS encoding Flp family type IVb pilin → MSRIIEKIAWFIRDQRGVTAIEYGLIAALIAIGIVAALATVGTDLKTVFSTIAADLDSAVAGL
- a CDS encoding Flp family type IVb pilin, whose translation is MSKFIQQASRFVRDEDGVTAIEYGLIAALIAVGIILALSTIGKDLKTVFSTIAADLDSAVAGI